GATTTTGTATGCATCGGATTACGATTCCAACTTCTTTTCCAAACTGCCCACATTTGCTTTGCTTCATGAACTTGGAGAATTCCTGCCCATAAAGCTGTTTGTAGGAGACGAGAATGGCTTTAATCTGCTTAGAACTCCGTTGACTTAGAACTGAAATGATGGTCTTCTGGTCAACGGTTCTCCCGCTTTCTACGGCTTCGTACAGAGTCTTGGCGTCGCACATGGCCATGCTCATGTCCACTCTCCCACCATAGCTGCGACACGACTTCAAAACTGCCAGAAGAATCTAAGAGAACACCAGAAAGTACATAAGATCATGTACTAGATAggaacaagttttttttttgaagcagTTCAATTCAAAGATGCAAGTAGTTgatagatttattttttaaaaaaaattaaatttatttagggtattttaaataattaagaaatatatTTACAATTAAAAGGTTTTagatatgtttatttatttttcctaatcAAATAAGAACGGGTTATATGCATGGGATTTAAAACCAAAAAGGGTGGGCTTTTCAATAATagacccaaaataaaaatacagtGCAGATAAAACAAACTAATATGAAATGGGTCAAAAATGATATGATCCTTTATATCATGGACAAAAGTTAAGAAATGGGCCGTATAAACGGTATTTAAAGCCAAAATGGCACGAGGGGCACAAACCTCGAGAGATTCTTCAACGGGCATGAACCTCAAAAGGTCACCACCCTTCCCTAATCCCGTTTGGAAAGCTGGAACAACCACCAGAAGAAGGTACGTTGTtgagaaaaagttttatgtgCATTTAATTCAAAGATTTACATCTTTCAAGTTAATCAATTCAAAATTTTGGAGTGTAGGAAGAAAGTTTTGTCCTATATTAGCTAAAAACAAAAGAGTCAACTTCAAATGCGAACTTAAAGAAAAATTGAACGTTTTATAGCCATTGGAAGGGATTGATTTGCTATTTAAGGTGTCAattaagttggattttgtggtcACGAGTtgtcaccattggatcaaatgaTTTTGGACAGTTAGATGTGTCCAAAATCACTATAAACTAGCTCGTAACCCGTGCTATGCGCGGGTTTCTTCCTTATAATTCAgcttcataaaataataaaaaaaaaagggaagaagagaagcatagaaaatatagataaaaaatgaaaactgaaaaacactaatataatataatagggacaaaaaatttttataaactgatttataggaaattttctacaactcacatttaaaaaggacatgtatcctttaaacatgtgagaagcacatatttttttattaatgctattaaaaaaacatttacgaagtacatgctatttaaataacatatacTTCTCACATTTCAAATgacatatgtcaatcttatatgtggattgtaagaaatttcctacaaaccggtttgtaggaaatttctatccatataatagtgttatcttttttgtattacacaaagtaataaaaaaactactcaataaacataatacgctaaaaaatcatcataccccgtacaaaaaacaaccataggaaactctctctcaccatcattttcttgaatttagtgtaaaatttaaaaaagataaaataagtaatttgaatgaaaaataatatattaattacataaaaaataaagaaaaaaaagaagaagagaggaaatgaaataagagaaccatagaaaatatagacaaaaaatgaaaaatgaaaaatacttatagaataaattagagttttcttttccatatacttttccggttcatatgaaatcttgaaaatcaatattgtctatcaattaagcacgttaacaatgtgcattatacaaggaaaaaaaaatcagtgaacaatgtaaattaaaaaatcgtcatacctcgtactcaaaacaataattaatgtaaactctctctctccatggtttccttgaattcaatgtaaaatttagaaaaggaaaaagaaaaaagaaaaaaaaaaaaaaagcaatttgaaaaaaaaaaaatataaattaggaaatagggacaaaacaaaaatgtaaagaatgaacaaaatcatagaaaataaagtaaaaaaaaatgataaccactaatataatagaaaataactatttttttatatactttttccagttccaaagaaatttgtaggtataggaagaaactacggtcagatagatattttttaattcgaccatcattcttatatattgcgtaaaagaaactactttttcaacaaaaaaaaataaaaaataatataaattatcaatgcaaaaataaggatagaaaaccaaatcagaaaaacacaagcacataaaataaatacaaatatattatttacaattctattgaacacaACTCCGACAAACTTGAaagacaaactaaaaaaaaaaggctatagcagtattacaaacaaaaaggttccaacaatagcaaaaacttcgttctctttgctttgagcgcaccactctccggtaatgtaaacaacattgcagttttgcatagccacaaaccattacttctccatatatttatttatttgagaaagcgagagatattggagtgacttttgacatttcccaaagaaaaaaaaaactgacatttgactctttgaggtttagtttgtaacggacatttagtgggagAGGAAGCAGTGttagagtaaaagattttacttaaaggaagagagagatgtagaaattagtgagaatttaatgacaaccaaattaaatgtttctatttattttctattcaatggaagagatttgattaggaatacgtttctattcattttttattcaatataagatagttaattagtcatattaaatacaccatttattttacttgaaatacacagaccggtttagttttacttaaattaccagttttttactcaaatggccGGTTCAATATTgaaaagtatggattcatgccacgtgtcctaattctaggccaactctaagttagaactcggcttttatatatatatgatatgatatgatatgatatgatatgatatgatatgatatgtttcaataaaaataaaatccatataattttgaacattaaaaaaaaacatttcaaatttaatgcttaattaactctttagtgttttaaaagtatttatattccttttgtgcacaataatcaaataaaattttgcattttttgactttcaaaagcagaataacacttacaaaaaataagtgaaaatcgtaaaaatcacataaaagaaaaacaaatatcccgtaaaacatttaaatcaattaatacataagacccttatttttagtttaattcatataaattaaaacatgttaaaatatttattcacatatgtgtactttagaatgaaaataagtatgaagaagaaaaatagcaagaagaaaaccacgattttgattatcaaaatataaaatagaaaattagtaggaatttttttttttttttttttttttttttttttttattattattatgttggtgtgatacctattatatttcaatcctatataattctaaatattcgaaaaagcaaatgaacaaaaaaaaaactcataaacattcaaatgaagaattgttcaatcacaaatttcacaaacaaaatggaaacatatttagatttcaaccaaaaatataaaaataccaaagaatcatacttatatcattaattgagagagagaggctacttgtatcattaatagagagagagagagagattaaatagaccggttatatttagatttcaacaaaaaatataaaaataccaaagagtcatacttatatcattaattgagagagagatgggctacttgtatcattaacacacacagagagagagagagagagagagagagagagagagagagaaggggagaGATTAGTTGCCATCTCTATATCTGGTTTACTTGTAAGTTTTACGGGGTACGTCTTATACACTGCTTTTGGGCAACCCTCTCAACAACTACGAGATCCATTCGAGGAACACGGAGACTAGTTGAAGTAATGAGCCT
The sequence above is drawn from the Alnus glutinosa chromosome 11, dhAlnGlut1.1, whole genome shotgun sequence genome and encodes:
- the LOC133881943 gene encoding uncharacterized protein LOC133881943; this encodes MPVEESLEILLAVLKSCRSYGGRVDMSMAMCDAKTLYEAVESGRTVDQKTIISVLSQRSSKQIKAILVSYKQLYGQEFSKFMKQSKCGQFGKEVGIVIRCIQNPEKFFAKQLMRMKSADAREILIRLVITRSEIDIKDIDEAFATKTGSSIENLVRREFNGNKDQTADIVARILIGLMKRN